The Panicum virgatum strain AP13 chromosome 6K, P.virgatum_v5, whole genome shotgun sequence nucleotide sequence TGACAATATGATTATGAACCTCTGATTTCTGCCTAAGAGGAAACGTCCAACAATAGTGACTGAAATCATCGACTATCACAAGATAATATTTAAAACCAGAAATACTGAGCACTGGTGATGTCCAAACATCACAATGAACGAGTTCAAAGGGAGTTGAAGTGCTAGATGATGAACTAGTAAATGGCAACCGAAAGTGTTTGCCAAGCTGGCAAGCATGATAGAGACCACGCATGGTATGTTTACATGAAATAGCTGATAACTTATTAAGTGAAGCTATGGCGGCAGGCGCAGGATGACCAAGATGTGAATGCCACAGCAAGGCGTAGGCATCGGCGAGATGACAGGAGGCTGGGGGCGGGGTGGAGGGGATGGTGTAAAGATCCCCATCGCTATTGCAGCGAAGAATCACGGTCCTGGTCTTCGGGTCCTTCACAGAAAAGCCAAGGGCATCAAACTCAATAGAACAGTTATTGTCGCGAGTAAACTGTCGAACAGATAGTAAGTTGCGTACAAGTTGAGGAGCGACAAGAACATTATTGAGTTTAAAGGTGTGATCAGCTAGAGACAAGGTAGAAGTGCCACGACTACAAATTGGGATAGAAGAGCCATTGCCGACGGTAATGAAAGACGGCAAATGGGGAAGGCGGGAGAAAAGGATACCATCATTGGAGGACATGTGCGATGTCGCTCCGGTGTCGAGCACCCATGGATTGGCACCCTGAAGTGCCATCTGGTTCAGGGCAGCAATGAGACCCGCCTGGTCCCAGCCACCTGGTGCAGGGTAgccggcgggcgccggcgcAGGAGGCGACACCTGCGACGGTGCGAAGGCAGTGTGTGCCAGAGGGAGCGGCGCCATGGGAGGACGCCACTGCTTCTGTGGGCCCCAGGCCCACGGGTTGAAGTAGACCCATGGGCGGTTGGGCGGGGCACCGGGTTGCGTTCCACTCTGGGAACCCTGGCCGCCGTGCTGCTGTTGGTTGCGGCCGCCGCTGCGACCACCACCGCCACTGCCACTGCtgttgccgccgccgttgccgccacCCTTGCcgcccttgcccttgcccttgccaCCGCCATGAGGCTGCGAGGACGAGGGTGTGGAGCGGCAGGAAGGCGAGGTACAGGCAACCGTAGTCGAAGCGGCAAGGGCGGAGTTGGAGGCGACCTTGTTGTCATTGGCGAGGCGGAGTTCCTTCAGACGAAGCATGTTCACCGCCGAGGTGAAGGACATCAGCGGCCTCGTGTTGGCGATGAAATCGGCGGTGTTGGAGAGGCGCGGGTTGAGGCCGTTCAGCAGGGTGAGCACCAGCTGACGGTCCTGCACGGGGTGGCCGACGTCGCGAAGAGCGTCGGCGTTCTGCTTCAGCTGCGTGGCGTAGGCTTCGATGGGGAGATCACCCTGAGTCGAGGAAGCGAGATCCTGGTTCAGGATGACAGCGCGCGGCTCCTGGTTCGCCTGGAACAGATCACGGATGGCCGTGTAGAGGTCGCGGGCGGTCTGATCCAGCGCCATGGCAAGGTCAAGGACGCCATCGGAGACGGAGCCGTACATGGCGGTGAAGTAGGTGTTCCACTTGTTGTAGTTGGGCAGCTGGAGGTCGAGCTTGATGGGGACGTGGGTCTTGACATTGACGGAGGCGTACGGATTGACGAAGACTAAAACGACGGAGTCGTGCGCGGCGGGGAGGGTGCCCTGGCCGGTGCTAGGGCTGGTGGCCGATGTGGTGGAGGACGCCGACATGGTGCTGGGTCAGggaccagcgcggcggcggcgcaagcagGGGGCTAGCGCGGCCTAGTGGGTGTTGGACGTGCgggccgagcggcggcgcacgggagtTAGGGTTGCGGAAGGGATGAGACCAGGAAACTAGGCCCGGActcttgataccatgtagagagaTAGAGATTggggaaacaccacacaccctgattgggggggtgacctttcatatatatagccgAGATGACTTGATGTACAAGTAAGAGTCTACAAAACTTAGAGTACAAGTCAAGTCAACTATGCATATCTCTTCTATCCCCCGATGAAGGACTGATCTGACATCCCCTGATGCcatctggcgccgccgccggaatgGAGCCGGAGCCCGAGCAGCCAAAGGCCGCCACCGGCAGGGCCCACCGCAAGCACCTGGCCATGCTCCAGCGCCTCTCCAAGcactcctcctccgccggcgccggcaccggcgcttCCTCGGACTCCGCCGGCACCTCccccgcttcgccgccgccaagcTCGCCTTGGAGTCGGCGCTCTCGAACTGCCGCGCATCCTCCCCCGAGGGCGACGCGGCTGCCTCCctggccgccgctgcggccgccATCGACGACCTCGACCGTCTCGTCGCCGATTCGTCCCATGCGCTGCCGCCCTACGAGCTGCGGtccgctctcgccgccgccgccgacctccgcgCAGCGCACAGGGCCGCGGCCTCCGAGATCCGGCCCAAGAAGTCCTTCTCCTTCAGGAACAAGAGCAGGGCCCCGAAGAACCCGCCTCCAGAtcctgccgccgcgccaccaccacagccgccgcccccggAGTAGCCGAAGCCTAGCATCGACGCGGTCCTACCAGGGTGTGGGTTCCGGGGCAGGAGCGGCGCCACCTTGGTGAAGGATCTGCGAGCCTCCAGCAACAAGGATGGGGATTTCACGCTCGCAGATTTGGTTTCATGCGAGGCCTATGTCAAGGGCAAATGTCGGGCGCTGTATGTCCACAAGCTGAGAGATTGCCGTGTGTTCGTCGGTGCTGTTCTTGGCTCAGTGCTCATAGAGTATGTCGAGGGGTGCACTTTTGTAATGGCGGCGCACCAGATCAGGATTCATGAGGCGACGGCGATGGATTTCTACCTGCGGGTGAGGAGCAGGCCGATCATTGAGGATTGCAGTGGTGTGAGATTTGCACCACATGCTTTGAAGTATGATGGGATTGATGAGGATTTGACGGAATCTGGGCTCGATAAGGAAGCTGGCAACGGGGCCAATGCGGATGACGATGGTAGACGGCGCggtttgcgacttaggtcacgctcaggacaggggtggcgacggTGCATGTTGCAGCAAGTGTCACGCTCGGATCAGGGGTGGCGATGATgtcttccttcaggaacatcggcGGCGATGTCCGCGTGAGAAAGGCtggaggcgcggaggcggatcGAGTGCCTGCTTGatgaagaccggcggcgagtggcgccacCGCTTGAAAAAGCGACGGCACCGGtagggtggcttgatcacgaaCGTCGTTGCTGCAGCCTGGAGGGCGCAACAACCACCTCGTCCTTCAGGAGTGTCGACGATGAACGGCAACGAAcggcagggcgacgcaaaccCGATAACGAATCGGGAAAAAACCTAAGAAAAACACACAGCAGCAACAGGGTGACCTCCGGGTACAATCTCGGGTGCCGTAGCGAAttcctctctcctccttgtCTCTTCCCCGCGTGGTCAACACGGGATAGAGAAACAGAGGAGATTGTAAAACCCGAGCGGCTCTCCTCCGATCGTCAGGCCAAGATCCGCCCCTGCAGCCGCGTCTTCTCGAGAAGCAGAGGCGGTGCTGGGAGGGGGGCTGGCCTGAGGTGCGGAAGGGGCGGGGAAGCCGTGAGCGGGGTCGGGGACGACgacgcagaggcggcggcggctcaagGCGGGGCCATGGCGATGCCGACGAGCGACACGGCCACGGCGACGGTAGAGGTCAGCACTCCTGCTACTTGTGGACGATGACAGCAGCACGGATCAGAGGGATCCGCGGTGCATCctaggagggcgctgcccccggcggagatcaatctcgatctccccgggggcgcgcGAGTGCAGCGGAAGCGGCAGCGCGGtggcgcggctagggttaggaTCTCGTAACCTAGGTGTCTGATGCCATGTAGGAAAGATAGGATGCGTATAATACGGTCGATTGTATTGcaatgagccccttgggcggtatatataggagtacaaggcttggagggcaaggcacctcacctagagataaggaaggctatcacgggattacatcaatcctaaactaccatatctggagttgcctaatatactctaacataaatcaagctatctagatgtgcaattacggttcttctagtgtgaaacactgaaaccctcatcccaaaagagttttgtaacctatagccaatcctagcaagatactacattAAGaatgtaaaggcacacaagttgtaaTAAGTAATGCGGAAACATAAAGGAGGAATGAGAGGAaacaaactctcgacacgaggatttatcctgtggttcggtTTGACACTAAGtcgcccctacatccacgttgttgaaccactcaatcaagagtatagcttcccggcaatcaagtctctttcgtgaacacaatcacggtcacattgatcccgctttccactaaggagtttgcccacaaaggatgggggtctccacgtcccccacacaaagttgtcgacgccgctccacaccaagccggagggttgtTGACGTGCCGACGAGCCATCAATGCTCCAAGGGGTTGGCACACCGAGATACActtgttggttcactctagaaccactcACAAGGCagcaacaccttgctctctcactcacttaagagctaacctagcactaacactctcaaagatatgctaaggactaaagatgtgATCACTAAGTACTTGGGTGGCTTTGAAAACTTCTTCAATGTGTCTAGGACTTCACTTGGATTCCAGCGGCtccaaaatggccgggggaagccatatataggccaccaacttgAAGTAGCCGTTTGTAGCTGTTGAGCATTTTTCTGCgtaggcgtcggttcatccggtggtagaccgtcggtttaaccggtcactcacaacttcaaactagccgttgcgcACTTCTGGCATGCCTGCAGAATCATCGATTAAACCGATGATATGCACCGATacttcatcggttcaaccggtgctgaagaagtcttcctccccttctctgCAGTGCTGacgccattgcaccgatgcattGCTCCGACACTCGTCGGTTCAACTGATGCTGAATTCTTGACTCATGTacacttgacatgctctctgggcAATAGTATGGTGCATGCACCGACGCTCTTTTGTGCACCGTCGGTTTAATCGGTGCCTCTTGAGTTCTTCCGTTGATCTTCAAAATGCACTGTCCATTGCACTGATGCCTctgcgtcggtttatccggcAACCATCGATTAGACCGATGCCtctgcatcggtttaaccggtgtagtTAGTTCTGTTGCACTTGTCCAATGCGTCGCAGCAAGCAATTAGATTGGACATGGCGtcttgatggtggattggacttgGCGCCTCGACGTTGGATTGGGCATGGCGTCTCGACGGTGAATTGGATATGTTGGattatccatgggacctaaaaatcctacaaatatgatctcacaaacttgttagtcccattgattatgttgtcactcaatcaccaaaatcacaaacaatggcctaatgtgACCATGTttcttacaatctccccctttaatgtgatctcacaaacttgttagtctcattgattatgttgtcactcaatcaccaaaatcacaaacaatggcctaatggggccatgtttcTTACAAAGCCGCACCTTATTCATTGATACCTTTTTGTGATTCCTGATGACTCATCAACATTTCCTCATCCCAGCTAAACCCTTGTCATTAATTGTAGAGCTATATTTTTCGGTGAGAAGTACAGATTGTAGATTGGTATAGCATTTAGAACTACTTTACGTTCACGTTATAATGTATGTTTTTGAACTCAATATTTAGTATCTGCGCATCAGATCAATTAGCTACTGTTATAAatggaagaggaagagaaacCAGTCTTCAGTGTACCTGAAACTGAAAGCTGCACAAAATTCAGAATCACCATTTGTGATATCTGATTCATCATAAAGTCTATGCGCTTCTCGAGTTGGCTCATGAAAATCGGAACAATCAAAAGTTGAAACCCAGATTCATCCACATCTTCTTGGACACCTAAATACTAGCAAAGATGCCTTTCTAGAAACACTTGTCATTTATCTTTCGCGCAAATTGTAGGTTAGTATAACCTATATATCTGCTTTATGTTCATGTCAGAATGTATTTTGACAGTGTttaaaatagcgggctaaggCATTTAGCGATTGGTGTTTGTAGAGGCTAAGAAAAGCTATAGCGGGCTACAAcctaaataacccatttaacgGTTTTATAAATACCAGTGTCGGCCCTCTAACCTTGACACCGACTTCTGTGGAAACTATATCCATAGTACACCAAGAAGACCTTCACCTAGATACTAATATGAGAGACCAACTCTACATGAAAACTCAACTCTTTATTCACCGTAACTTAGTACAAAACTCTTGCACTCTTTATGTGGCTACCCTACCATAACACTACTACACTACATGGCAACTTTGCCATCTCcttgagacctcttatgccaTGGTATGACAAAAAGGGAGAGGAGCACTCCTATTTATAGGACTCTATTGATCATATGGTTTTACCATGTGTCCATCTTCTGCATATACttctttacaaaatatctaactctagaaTTTTTTCTTATACTTATCTAatcatacaaatatctaatttctaaagtattccatatttcaccatgaagcatggtaaccatggttcatgcatactctctaatcttctaAAAGATTCTCATAATTATGCATTTTTACTTCAACACCATGCATAAATCTATGAGCAATTTTGCATAAAAAATGaaatcaaaaaaatttcatgtaCTAAAGTACGACTTGGATTTCATTCCCTGTTACATCATTGACAAAataataaattttataaatgatGAAGTTTAATAttaaactaacaataaataaagAGTAATTATATGGTTTAGCAGGATAAATAATCCTTAATTTAGCGGCTATAGCAGGATATAGCCGGCTATTAGCGGATTTAGTCTTTTAGAGCTATGAGATGGATATCCTAACTTTCTCCTCTCCCAAAAGTTATAGCAGGCTGTAGTGGTGGCTATAGCCAACTATTTAGAACCTTGATTTTTGACGAGGAAACATCAAGATCTTTCTATGGTACCTAAAACGGGGATTCATACTTACAAAAGACAACCTGGCAAGAAGTAATTGGCAAGAGAGCCAACAATGCTGCTTTTGTCATGAAGATGACACAATACAACATCTTTTCTTTGATTGTCACGTTACACGGCTGGTATGGGCCTCGGTCTACACGGCTTGGGGTTTGCCTAAACTAAGCAGTGTATCTAATATGTTTGGAAACTGGTTGAATGGTATGACAAAAGATTACAAACCACTTGTCCTTGTAGGTGCTGCAGCCCTTTGCTGGTCTGTTTGGCGCTGCATAAATGCAGTGGTATTTGATAACAAAAAACATTCTTGCTTGTAGGTTATCTTCGTGACTACACATTGGTTACGAACATGGGCTATCCTACAACGGCCCTCTTCGCAGGACACCCTTGTGGCGGCGTCGCATTTTTTGGCCCAGGTGGCCAAGGACTTTTTTGCCCGGGTGCATGGGTGGCAGTCTAGTCTTAGGATTGACAGCTATTAATGTGCTTGGCTTCTATCAAAAACTTTTTTGTAGGGTTGTGTGTCATTAGGACAGAGGCCGGGAATATTTCAAGGCGATGTATCACCTCGATGTATCaaacttgaaattaataaagttttccttttctaaaaaaacatcgtTTTCATGAACAAGGCACTCTCTTTTCACATAATGCAGGCTCCAAGtcctcaagaaaaaaaaattgctgcCTTCCGCTCCATGTATTCTTGAGCCCACCCTCTCTAGCTAGTAAAGCCAATTGTCTGTGGGCCAGGAGAAAATTTTGCAGAGGCGATGGAGATGCAAATTCTTCGAAAGAGAGAGCACTGAGGTTTTAAAATGAAAATGGCCAGGGAATCCTTTTGGGCACCAAATTGTTGGGTAGAGATGCCCCGTCCAACAAAAGAGAGTGAAAGGAAGGGTTGTTGACGTGACACCAAATTGCTGGGCATCCGGTTTTCGATGAACCCTAGCAAAGCTAGCCATCTTTCTAACAAGACATATAGTCGTAAAGCAAGAGGGAATTCGTAGCGCCATTAGCCACCAAAACCCTAGTGGCGAAAAAAAGACCAGCGGAATTCAGAAAGAGCCGGCTTCTGTAGAGCGAGATCGAAATAAAACTGCGAAAGAGATTTCTTGGAGCTGGAACTCGACCAGACAGAGAAGGCCAATCTAGCAATCTTGTTCAAAGAGAAATGCATCACTGTGTTGCATCACTGTGTTTTGACTACCATACATCAAGGAATCAGAGCTGATGCCATGATCAACTGGTTTGGTTATCATCAAGAACCAGATCAACATCGATCAGGCCATACAAAGTTAGCTGCAAATCTATTCCAAACCGAAATTCTACCAGCAGGGGACCAGTAGTACTTGCAGAGTTGCCACGCATCTTGACTTGAACTATTCTCCATCTGCCTTGACTAGAACAATTCTGCTATATATGAATCACGCGTGCCACAGGTGTCCTAGAAACAGCCGCAGAAGGAGCATGGCGCCCGTGCAACGCAAAAGACATGGGGCGTGAGTGCACGAGCCAAAGAAAACCAAACGTTAAATGACAACAGGTGTAAAGCAAGAGATGCGTGTGTGCATTGTCCCGACCAATCCAAATGAAACTTATTCCTCCATtccatgagagagagagagagagagagagagagagagagagagagagagagagagagaaggctgCAGGTTTGCAAGGCCTGGACAGCAGTATATAAGATGCAGCGGTGGGCAGGCATGTGGTGAGCAACCTCGAAGCTAGTTCAAACTAGTGGGAGAGGTTGTGGGAGGAAGACGAAGACCACGAAGAAGCTGCTGCAGCTGAAGCTACCCGGTGACGATCGATCCTAAGAATCAATCGGGTCGTCCATGGCGAGGGGCAAGGTGCAGCTGCGGCGCATCGAGAACCCGGTGCACCGGCAGGTGACCTTCTGTAAGCGCCGCGCCGGGCTGCTCAAGAAGGCCCGGGAGCTCTCCGTCCTCTGCGACGCCCACATCGGCATCATCATCTTCTCCGCGCACGGCAAGCTCTACGACCTCGCCACCACCGGGTATATATGGCGGCACAGCATCCATCTCTCTCCCTATCTCTCTCTCCGGAGCTGCCATGATCAGTGTGCTGATTAACTGGCTCGACGCAGAACCATGGAAGAACTGATCGAGAGGTACAAGACTGCCAGTGGGGAAGCGGCCCTAccgggtgacggcggcggcggactcaGAATGGTTAGCTCTCACTCCCAACTTGCCGGCATCATGTTCTCGCTCTGGTTCTTTTCCCCAATCTTTTGCTCTCAGACTAGAGAAAACAACTTTAGTATCATGTTCTATGCTCATTCCTGTATTCCTCGCTTGAATATACGCAACATTTTTCACTGTAGCAGCCCACTAGTGCTAGCTTCCACCCTACATACCATGAGCTCCTAGCTAGGATATCATTATTAGATTGCTAGTGGCGGAATTAATTTCTCATGCATCATAACAGAAGATGAACTGTTAGTTGCCATCATGCCATCACAACATCTGTAAGATTTTAACACAAGTTTAAAACTGCTCAACTGCTGGATGCTGGGCAGCAGGCATCCTCTTTGCCTCTGTTGCAATCGTACTTCAGGCTGCAACTTTCCTCTGTTGCCTAAAAGCTATTGGCCATGTATGTGACCCAGGACCCAAAACAGGAGACTGTGGTGCTGCAACAGGAAATCAATCTGCTCCACAAGGGCCTGAGGTAATTACTCTCACATCTTTGCCTTGCAATTTGTAGAAAACGTACGAGTCAGTTTGCTTCAGAACACACCTCTCCAGTTTCCAGCACAAACGTGAAAGAAACTCGAATATACATCTAGATTTGCTTACAAGTTAGAGCTGCGGCACAGGTTAGAATTTATGCTTTTGTCCATATGTAGGTACCAAACCAACCAAGTAACCCAAAACATTTCTGCAAGAGACAGGAACTTCTTCAAAACCATGAGACTTTTGCCCTTACACTTAACACCAAGCTCTTCACTTGAAAACCTGAACTGCCATCTcaaaataggattccttttgaaaagaaaagaaaagaggaaacaACAGAGGTTGCTTACATCCTCACACTTTGAACTCTGACATTTATACTGACAAAAAAGAAACACTTCGGCAGGTACATCTACGGAAACAGGGCAAATGAACATATGAATGTTGAAGAACTGAATGCCCTAGAGAGGTACTTGGAGATATGGATGTACAACATCCGCTCCGCAAAGGTAACTCGCGAAAACTCACAGAATTTCTTCAAGAAATATAGTTTCAGACATTGATGAAACCTTCTTGGCAAACAGATGCAGATAATGATTCAAGAGATCCAAGCACTGAAAAGCAAGGCATGTCCAAAACTCTTTACATGATTCTATAAACACCTGATGCGACATTCTGACTCACTAAAAAGTATCTCTGTTCATGCAGGAAGGAATGTTGAAAGCTGCTAACGAAGTTCTCCAGGAAAAGGTACTAATTGTTAACCGAGTCTGACCCACAAACTTCCTTCAGGTCTTGTGCCATACATGGTGGAAGCTGATGGTATGAATGTGACGTTGCATGCAGATAGTAGAACAGAGTGGTTTGCTCGACGTAGGCATGATGGTAGCAGATCAGCAGAATGGGCATTTTAGTACAGTCCCACTGATAGAAGAGATCACTAACCCACTGACTATACTGAGTGGCTATTCTAATTGTAGGGGCTCAGACATGGGCTATTCCTTCTAACGGTAATAACGCCCTGAGGGTCTCGTACTGTTGATTACTAGTGTGCAATACAATTAATAATGCTTGTGTAATGGTTTGTTCTGAGACTTTGGTGTAACTTAAGCTATATAGCCCATTGTCCCTCAGGAGTACCCTggtattgtattgtattgtatcATCATACATTGTGGTTCTTTACTTCCCCTAAAGAACTCTTGAGGAGCTCTGATGTTGTGTTATTTCACTTAATTGAGAATCTATGTTTGTGTTTCGTTCCCATCTACTTAATTGAGAATCTATGTTCGTGTTTCATTCCCATCTATCTAGCAATACTGTCAGAGCATGTGATGTGCACAATTGGACAAATGTACACATGATCTCAATTTACACACTATGTAAGCAAAAGTGACATATAAAGAAAAACCACAGGCATTAGAAACCATGCCAAGAAGTCACTAACACTATCAGGTTCTGTGCTGAGTCATAATTTTAGCAGAACTGCAAAAGTAGAAAGAACATACTAAACTCAGGGTCAGTAAATGGGCCAAAATCCAGTAGTTAAAGATGGATCGTCTACCCAAGAAATGCTGACAATGGATATCTAAACGGAACAAATACACCAATGCTTGCAACATAAACGGGCAGTTCTTATCATCAGGCAAGAACATGACATTCTAGTTTGCTTCCAAGTATTTGAATAACAATATGAATCATAATCATCCACTAGGCTAGAAGAAACTGCAATTTCAGAAATGGACATCATAACTTCCGTCCCCAAAACCAAGGGCCACTTTGCATAGGCTAAATGGTTTTGAATGCGGCACACAACTTTTTTATTTGTCTGGGATCAATTGCTAGTTGTAACTACTAGCTGCAAACTAATCATTCAAGGAAACGTGTCTTAAAAAAGATCGGGTTAATGTTTACACTAGAGCAAGCATAAGGATTGTAGAGTGCTAAGGATAAACATCACTCACGATAGAGTAAAGTACATTCTCCAGTTGATTTCCACAACCAATATGCACCTTATTGGAAAAAACTAGGAAGCAAAAACTACAAATTCCACAGAAGATCACTGTTTTGTCAAGCTGGTATGCTCACATATGCATCATTAATGTGGTTCAGCTCTTCTGACCTGTCACAGAAGGAAAAAAATTGGAGGGTTAGAATAGAACAAATAAGGACTCTCCAATGCTGTAGAAGAAAACCAAAAGCAAAAGGTGCAAGCAGACAGCCTATTGCAACGAAACTGCATATGTAAGTACCATCATGCTGAAACTAATACAGCTCCGTCCTACACTTTCAAGTATTTTAATTTTAACAGTTGTAATTGACAATCGTGTATTGTAAGGCCAAAACCAGAATCACTAGGTAAAATGTTCTACAAAAGCTAACAGAAACCTGCAAAACAAAAGTAATAAAATAGTGCAGTTGATTGACTTTGATCAGTTGTGAGTAATCTCAAGCTGAAAATTACAACTACATACATACACTTTAATATTCTAAATTCGCATGCATATTGTAGTCGCAAGTCATAGAAATTATGTATGCAGTATAGTGAGCACAAGACTTGTTAGTTGGAACTAGATACTGAGCAGGGACCGGACTGGCAGGGGCCATGGGCCCATGGCCCACTCATGATCCATTTGTTTCTATTGAGACCCTTTAGAATGAGAAGAAATTAAGTAAATTGGTATATGAACTAACTTATCTGGCCCACCTGATCCTATCCTATTCCTAGAATCCTAGCTCCGTCACTGATCCTGAGGTTATTTATCCAACAATTTGCACTGCGCAAAGCGTTCTTTGGTATTTGAATGTCATGCTTTCTTAGTGCCTCACAGAATTTGCATATCCATCTTCCTCTGCAAATGTTTCTCTTGACCAGAAGACTGGCTCTGGTACTCATGAGAAAACTAGAGGTAAATGATGAATACATGGAGCCAGCATTGTTTAACTTACAAAAACAATGTTAACTAGTCTAAAATACACCGACATAAACATAAAGCAGCTGAACTGGAAGTGGAAAATGTGCATTTAGCTAGGTTAATAAGATGTATAAGAACGAACCTATGGCTGAACTGTTTTGGTTTCATGAGCTAACTTGAAAAACCCTCTATGATAAATCAGATATCTCCAGAGGCACTTGTGAGTTAGGTGTTGCTTTCCATCTCAAATGCATAGAAAAGTGGGTTCCCTCCCAACCATTTACATTATGACATGAACATAAAGCAGTTCTATTAATATTATACTAACCTAAAATTTTGTAGGCCTCAGAAAAAGAATTAAGAAATTTCTCTAAAATGAGCAATAAGTTTTTTTTCCAGAAAGTAATCGTTGTATTTA carries:
- the LOC120639297 gene encoding uncharacterized protein LOC120639297 gives rise to the protein MSASSTTSATSPSTGQGTLPAAHDSVVLVFVNPYASVNVKTHVPIKLDLQLPNYNKWNTYFTAMYGSVSDGVLDLAMALDQTARDLYTAIRDLFQANQEPRAVILNQDLASSTQGDLPIEAYATQLKQNADALRDVGHPVQDRQLVLTLLNGLNPRLSNTADFIANTRPLMSFTSAVNMLRLKELRLANDNKVASNSALAASTTVACTSPSCRSTPSSSQPHGGGKGKGKGGKGGGNGGGNSSGSGGGGRSGGRNQQQHGGQGSQSGTQPGAPPNRPWVYFNPWAWGPQKQWRPPMAPLPLAHTAFAPSQVSPPAPAPAGYPAPGGWDQAGLIAALNQMALQGANPWVLDTGATSHMSSNDGPEDQDRDSSLQ
- the LOC120711177 gene encoding MADS-box transcription factor 26, whose protein sequence is MARGKVQLRRIENPVHRQVTFCKRRAGLLKKARELSVLCDAHIGIIIFSAHGKLYDLATTGTMEELIERYKTASGEAALPGDGGGGLRMDPKQETVVLQQEINLLHKGLRYIYGNRANEHMNVEELNALERYLEIWMYNIRSAKMQIMIQEIQALKSKEGMLKAANEVLQEKIVEQSGLLDVGMMVADQQNGHFSTVPLIEEITNPLTILSGYSNCRGSDMGYSF